A portion of the Desulfopila inferna genome contains these proteins:
- a CDS encoding FeoA domain-containing protein produces the protein MCARMASLGMYPGEEINVICATKGSRCILRTAGGTISLDPLTSENILVEAV, from the coding sequence ATGTGCGCAAGAATGGCCTCTCTGGGAATGTATCCGGGAGAGGAAATTAATGTGATCTGCGCCACAAAAGGCTCTCGATGTATTTTACGCACAGCGGGGGGAACGATAAGCCTTGATCCCTTAACCAGTGAAAACATTCTTGTTGAAGCGGTCTAA
- a CDS encoding FeoA family protein, which yields MEKIALRHMKKGQSGIIASIKANGELGRRLMEMGLVPGTKIKIQGRAPLKDPVAIQVMNSTLTLRNNEADLILITPLT from the coding sequence ATGGAGAAAATAGCATTACGCCACATGAAAAAAGGGCAGTCCGGTATTATCGCTTCAATCAAAGCCAACGGTGAGCTGGGCCGAAGACTAATGGAGATGGGCCTGGTTCCCGGAACGAAAATTAAGATACAAGGAAGAGCACCGCTGAAGGATCCGGTTGCCATTCAAGTCATGAATTCCACGCTTACCCTGAGAAATAATGAGGCCGACCTTATCTTGATCACCCCCCTCACTTGA
- a CDS encoding FeoB-associated Cys-rich membrane protein, with translation MWENAVVAAVIIICAVAVGRRFLRQFKNSVNKDGSSTCGGDCSGCSSRKGLKK, from the coding sequence ATGTGGGAAAATGCAGTTGTTGCAGCAGTAATCATTATCTGCGCAGTCGCCGTTGGCAGACGGTTTCTCAGACAATTTAAAAACAGCGTAAACAAGGACGGTTCATCCACTTGCGGGGGGGATTGCTCGGGCTGCTCCTCTCGAAAGGGATTAAAAAAATAA
- the gltX gene encoding glutamate--tRNA ligase: MSETRLRFPPSPTGYLHIGGARTALYNWLYAKKTGGKLILRIEDTDVERSTSDSIEGILEGLTWLGIDWDEGPYFQSEFSEDHERAAAELIAKDRAYKCYCTKEDLEARREAALAAKGSLAYDGTCRRLSKAEIAEKEAASTPYIIRFKVPERQGILSYDDKVLGKIDCNYTEIDDFVIVRSNGKPLYLLCNVVDDIRDRITHVIRGQDHMTNTIRQVLLYEALEAPLPVFAHIPLTMDTKRAKISKRSHGEIVAVQFYKEHGFLPWAFNNYLVLLGWSPGDDQEIFSREELIERFSLERINKSHSIFNYRKNDPKFFTDPKAISINEHYLRSMDIEELGEYVREELKKEGLWKEDYAAEEKEWFLSTLDLIRSRFHTLKDFAQTGRAYFAEDYTICDKARKKNLAKYPELQQWLPELAERYAALEPFTLEETERVAREMAAELEIKPGIIINGMRTVLTGQLAGPSMFDIVMAIGRDRVVQRLRNAVNLFD, translated from the coding sequence ATGAGTGAAACCAGACTGCGTTTTCCACCAAGCCCAACCGGGTATCTCCATATCGGTGGTGCAAGGACAGCACTTTACAACTGGTTGTATGCAAAAAAAACCGGCGGCAAATTGATTCTCAGAATAGAAGACACCGACGTGGAACGCTCCACCAGTGACTCTATTGAAGGTATACTTGAAGGTCTTACCTGGCTTGGAATCGACTGGGATGAAGGGCCCTATTTTCAGAGCGAATTCAGCGAGGACCACGAGAGAGCCGCAGCCGAACTCATCGCCAAAGACAGGGCCTACAAATGCTACTGCACCAAAGAGGACCTCGAGGCCAGAAGAGAAGCTGCCCTTGCCGCCAAGGGAAGCCTGGCCTATGACGGCACCTGCCGTCGCCTGAGCAAGGCCGAAATTGCCGAAAAAGAGGCAGCCTCAACCCCTTATATCATACGTTTCAAGGTACCCGAGCGGCAAGGCATACTCAGCTATGACGATAAGGTTCTCGGGAAAATAGACTGCAACTACACCGAAATCGATGATTTCGTCATTGTTCGTTCCAACGGCAAACCCCTCTATCTTCTCTGCAATGTGGTGGATGATATCCGCGACAGGATTACCCATGTCATCAGAGGGCAGGATCATATGACCAACACCATCAGGCAGGTGCTGTTATATGAAGCCCTCGAGGCCCCACTGCCGGTTTTTGCCCATATACCCTTGACTATGGACACCAAAAGGGCCAAAATTTCTAAAAGAAGCCATGGTGAAATTGTTGCCGTGCAGTTTTACAAGGAACACGGCTTCCTCCCCTGGGCCTTCAATAATTACCTTGTCCTTCTTGGCTGGTCTCCCGGAGACGACCAGGAAATCTTCTCACGGGAAGAACTGATCGAACGATTTTCCCTGGAGAGGATCAATAAATCGCATTCGATTTTCAACTATCGCAAAAACGACCCTAAATTCTTTACAGATCCCAAGGCAATATCCATAAATGAACATTATCTGCGGTCCATGGACATTGAAGAGCTGGGAGAATATGTCAGAGAAGAGTTGAAAAAAGAAGGTCTCTGGAAAGAGGACTATGCTGCGGAAGAAAAAGAGTGGTTTCTGAGTACGCTTGATCTTATCCGTTCCAGGTTTCACACACTCAAGGATTTTGCCCAGACCGGCCGGGCATATTTTGCCGAGGACTACACCATTTGCGATAAAGCACGCAAAAAGAACCTGGCCAAATATCCGGAACTGCAGCAGTGGCTTCCCGAGCTTGCTGAGCGTTATGCCGCCCTTGAGCCCTTCACTCTCGAGGAAACCGAGCGGGTCGCCCGGGAAATGGCCGCAGAACTTGAGATAAAGCCAGGCATCATCATAAACGGTATGCGCACCGTCCTTACCGGTCAGCTTGCCGGTCCGTCGATGTTTGACATAGTCATGGCGATCGGCAGAGACAGGGTAGTGCAGAGACTGCGCAATGCGGTAAACTTATTTGATTAA
- a CDS encoding glutamine--tRNA ligase/YqeY domain fusion protein, with protein MEHNDITKGKPLDFIRQIVADDLQSGKHIQPVTRFPPEPNGFLHIGHAKSICLNFGIAEEYKSRCHLRFDDTNPSKEEDLYVEAIKEDVAWLGYDWQDNLFFASDYFDDLYQYALQLIRAGKAYVCELSAEQIRLYRGTLKEPGRNSPYRNRGIDENLELFEKMKNGDFAEGSHVLRAKIDMASPNLNLRDPVIYRIMKVSHHRTGDTWCIYPMYDYTHSISDSIEKITHSLCTLEFEDHRPLYDWVLNTLQTQCHPRQIEFARLNLSYTVMSKRKLLKLVEEKFVDGWDDPRMLTITGLRRRGYTPASIRSFCHTIGVGKKESWIDMGVLENAIREDLNDTAPRVMGVLDPLKVIIDNYPEGQEEEVEAKNHPQKPEMGGRTLPFSRELFIERSDFLEDPPRKYFRLGPDREVRLRYGYYIKFASIEKDEETGEITAIHCTYDPLTKGGSSPDGRKVKGTIHWVSAHHCIDCRVRLYDRLFSVENPDADKETTFLDHLNPDSVVELENCKVEPGLNQQESGMRFQFERQGYFCLDHKDSRPGKPVFNRIVTLRDSWTKKQ; from the coding sequence ATGGAACATAACGATATAACAAAAGGAAAACCACTGGATTTCATCCGTCAGATTGTGGCCGATGACCTGCAGAGTGGTAAACATATACAACCGGTAACCCGCTTTCCTCCGGAGCCCAATGGTTTTCTGCATATCGGCCATGCAAAATCCATATGCCTCAATTTCGGTATTGCCGAGGAATATAAAAGCCGCTGCCATCTTCGCTTTGATGATACCAACCCATCAAAAGAAGAAGATCTCTATGTCGAAGCTATCAAGGAAGATGTGGCCTGGCTGGGATACGACTGGCAGGACAATCTCTTCTTCGCCTCGGACTATTTTGATGATCTCTATCAATATGCCCTGCAGTTGATCAGAGCCGGCAAGGCATATGTATGCGAGCTTTCGGCTGAGCAGATCCGCCTATATCGCGGCACCCTCAAAGAGCCGGGGCGCAACAGCCCCTATCGCAATCGCGGCATCGATGAAAACCTCGAACTATTTGAAAAAATGAAAAACGGCGATTTTGCCGAAGGCAGCCATGTGCTCAGAGCCAAGATCGATATGGCCTCGCCTAACCTCAACCTGCGTGATCCGGTCATCTACAGGATCATGAAGGTTTCCCACCACAGGACCGGAGATACCTGGTGTATATATCCCATGTATGACTACACCCACAGTATCTCCGATTCCATCGAAAAGATTACCCACTCCTTATGCACTTTGGAATTTGAAGACCACAGGCCTCTTTATGACTGGGTACTCAACACCTTGCAGACCCAATGCCACCCCCGCCAGATCGAGTTCGCCAGACTCAATTTGAGCTACACGGTGATGAGTAAGCGCAAGCTGCTGAAACTGGTCGAGGAAAAATTCGTGGACGGCTGGGATGATCCGCGAATGTTGACCATCACCGGATTACGCAGAAGAGGATATACGCCTGCCTCCATCCGCAGTTTCTGCCATACCATCGGGGTCGGTAAAAAGGAAAGCTGGATAGATATGGGCGTGCTGGAAAATGCTATCCGGGAGGATCTCAACGATACGGCACCGCGCGTTATGGGTGTGCTCGATCCTCTTAAAGTGATTATCGACAATTATCCAGAGGGACAGGAAGAAGAGGTGGAGGCCAAAAATCATCCGCAAAAACCGGAGATGGGAGGAAGAACACTGCCGTTCAGTCGGGAACTATTTATTGAACGTTCCGATTTTCTGGAGGATCCTCCGCGGAAATATTTCCGTCTCGGCCCTGATCGCGAAGTCCGTCTTCGCTATGGCTACTACATCAAATTCGCTTCCATAGAAAAAGATGAAGAGACAGGAGAAATTACGGCAATACACTGCACCTACGATCCGCTGACCAAAGGAGGGTCCTCACCCGACGGCCGCAAGGTGAAAGGCACTATCCACTGGGTATCGGCACACCATTGTATTGACTGCAGGGTTAGACTATACGACAGGCTGTTTTCCGTGGAAAATCCGGATGCGGATAAGGAAACCACCTTTCTCGACCACCTTAACCCCGATTCGGTTGTCGAACTTGAAAACTGTAAAGTGGAGCCGGGCCTTAACCAACAGGAATCCGGCATGCGTTTCCAATTCGAGCGACAGGGATATTTCTGTCTGGACCATAAGGATTCACGCCCTGGAAAACCTGTCTTCAACCGCATTGTTACCTTACGCGACTCCTGGACGAAAAAGCAATAG